From one Salvia splendens isolate huo1 unplaced genomic scaffold, SspV2 ctg1154, whole genome shotgun sequence genomic stretch:
- the LOC121788813 gene encoding zinc-finger homeodomain protein 2-like isoform X1, with translation MEYEDQEEEQELAYSTELSVLPSPVRYKECLKNQAVGIGAHAIDGCGEFLSADDSLKCAACGCHRNFHRRVGFGNLQQPLLLAHPMGCRSSGYLQMRPPPKRAALALPSTSGGGHGDEMLEDYYSRPGSSGAKKRFRTKFTAEQKERMLSLAERLDWKIQKQDEELVQQFCGEEGIKRHVLKVWMHNNKHTLEKPEAFCTAFIACVIGRISNSVQLFTSPLHLLGEVLSPSIYFHCIPLFTLRREANLATKLALLINTLVFYFSTIAHVISKLRYRY, from the exons ATGgagtatgaagatcaagaagaGGAGCAAGAGTTAGCATACAGCACTGAATTATCAGTCCTCCCCAGCCCTGTCCGCTACAAGGAGTGCCTGAAGAACCAAGCCGTGGGCATCGGCGCCCACGCCATCGACGGCTGCGGCGAGTTCCTCTCCGCCGACGACTCCCTCAAGTGCGCCGCCTGCGGCTGCCACCGCAACTTCCACCGCCGCGTGGGGTTTGGGAACCTGCAGCAGCCGCTACTTCTGGCTCACCCGATGGGCTGCAGAAGTAGCGGCTACTTGCAAATGAGGCCACCCCCGAAGAGGGCAGCCCTAGCGCTGCCCTCGACCTCAGGGGGCGGCCATGGGGACGAGATGTTGGAGGATTACTACTCCAGGCCAGGGAGCAGCGGGGCGAAGAAGAGGTTCCGGACGAAATTCACGGCGGAGCAGAAGGAGAGGATGCTGAGCTTGGCGGAGCGGCTGGATTGGAAAATCCAGAAGCAGGATGAGGAATTAGTGCAGCAATTCTGCGGCGAGGAGGGTATCAAGAGGCACGTGCTTAAGGTGTGGATGCACAACAACAAGCACACTCTTG AAAAACCTGAAGCCTTCTGCACTGCATTCATTGCCTGTGTTATTGGTAGAATTTCGAACTCTGTGCAACTTTTTACTTCACCCTTGCATTTATTGGGAGAAGTTTTAAGCCCATCCATTTATTTCCACTGCATTCCTCTTTTTACTTTGAGGCGTGAAGCGAATTTAGCCACCAAATTGGCTTTATTAATTAACACattggtattttatttttctactaTTGCTCACGTAATATCCAAGCTGAGATACCGTTATTAA
- the LOC121788813 gene encoding zinc-finger homeodomain protein 1-like isoform X2 — translation MEYEDQEEEQELAYSTELSVLPSPVRYKECLKNQAVGIGAHAIDGCGEFLSADDSLKCAACGCHRNFHRRVGFGNLQQPLLLAHPMGCRSSGYLQMRPPPKRAALALPSTSGGGHGDEMLEDYYSRPGSSGAKKRFRTKFTAEQKERMLSLAERLDWKIQKQDEELVQQFCGEEGIKRHVLKVWMHNNKHTLGKKT, via the coding sequence ATGgagtatgaagatcaagaagaGGAGCAAGAGTTAGCATACAGCACTGAATTATCAGTCCTCCCCAGCCCTGTCCGCTACAAGGAGTGCCTGAAGAACCAAGCCGTGGGCATCGGCGCCCACGCCATCGACGGCTGCGGCGAGTTCCTCTCCGCCGACGACTCCCTCAAGTGCGCCGCCTGCGGCTGCCACCGCAACTTCCACCGCCGCGTGGGGTTTGGGAACCTGCAGCAGCCGCTACTTCTGGCTCACCCGATGGGCTGCAGAAGTAGCGGCTACTTGCAAATGAGGCCACCCCCGAAGAGGGCAGCCCTAGCGCTGCCCTCGACCTCAGGGGGCGGCCATGGGGACGAGATGTTGGAGGATTACTACTCCAGGCCAGGGAGCAGCGGGGCGAAGAAGAGGTTCCGGACGAAATTCACGGCGGAGCAGAAGGAGAGGATGCTGAGCTTGGCGGAGCGGCTGGATTGGAAAATCCAGAAGCAGGATGAGGAATTAGTGCAGCAATTCTGCGGCGAGGAGGGTATCAAGAGGCACGTGCTTAAGGTGTGGATGCACAACAACAAGCACACTCTTGGTAAGAAAACCTAG